In Tissierellales bacterium, the genomic stretch AGAAAATTTAATGAAGTGGATGATTAAATACCCTAAAAAAATTCATACTTTAATGGAAATAGTAGCAGAATCTAATAATAGATATATAGAAGAAGTAGCCAAACTAGGAATATCTATTGGCTTTGCTGACCCGGTTTCTTCTACTAGCCTTATAAGTCCTAAACAATTTAGAGAATTCTCTCTTCCTGCTCTTCAACAAAATGTAGATAAGATAAAAGAAACAACAGGTAGTGCTCCTAGTATACATATTTGCGGGAAAAGTAAAGGGATATGGGAGGATGTTGTTAATACTGGTATCTCTAATTTCAGTATTGATAATGCAGAGGATTTAGAAGAGGCAAAAGAATTAATGGGCGATAGAGTTGTAATTACGGGAAATGTTCCTCCCGTCGATGTAGTTTATAAGGGAACCAAAGAAGATATCTTTAAATCTGTTAAAGAATGTATTCGAAAAGGCCATGACTCTCCAAAAGGTTATATTTTAAGTACCGGTTGTCAAATTCCAATGCATACACCAATGGAAAACATTGATGTCTTTATGAATGCAGGTAAAAAATATGGAAAATATCCATTAGACATAGAGTTATTAATAGAAGACTAATAAAAATAAGGAGGATAGAAAATGGAAAAACTAAATAATAAAAAAGGTAACGGGTTAGCCTTATTACCTTTTGCTATTTTTGTACTAGTATATTTACTATCAGGAATTATATTACAAATTAAAGGAACTGAAATGGCCTTTTACCAGTTTCCAGCCCCTATTGCAGCAGTTATTGGAATAATATTTGCATTCATTATCACTAAAGGATCTTTAGATGATAAATTCCATATGTTTATTCAAGGTTGTGGTGACGATAATATAATCATCATGTGCATTATATACCTACTAGCTGGAGGATTCTCATCAGTTTCTAACGCTATGGGTGGTGTTGAAGCTACAGTTAATTTAGGTCTAACGTTAATACCCGCTAGGTATATTACAGTAGGAATATTTATAATAGCCGCTTTTATTTCTATTTCAACGGGAACATCAGTGGGTACTATTGTAGCTGTATCACCTATAGCCGTAGAATT encodes the following:
- a CDS encoding uroporphyrinogen decarboxylase family protein, coding for MVKEEMTPKERMEAFSKGKEIDRIICIPDMGVTMAPFIGITAKEYYHSAELMAELEIALFKKLRHDSVGISTSLRGVAEAMGSKVGFPDYGISYLLEPAVKSVNEIDSLKVADPLKDGKLPILIKALKLTKDALIDEVDVGASMSGPFSVAASVVGTENLMKWMIKYPKKIHTLMEIVAESNNRYIEEVAKLGISIGFADPVSSTSLISPKQFREFSLPALQQNVDKIKETTGSAPSIHICGKSKGIWEDVVNTGISNFSIDNAEDLEEAKELMGDRVVITGNVPPVDVVYKGTKEDIFKSVKECIRKGHDSPKGYILSTGCQIPMHTPMENIDVFMNAGKKYGKYPLDIELLIED